Proteins found in one Sporichthyaceae bacterium genomic segment:
- a CDS encoding TetR/AcrR family transcriptional regulator has protein sequence MPQSAEKSVDAPAARPFAVSREDRRRQLSRHLIPVIEKLAADGEPYGDLSVERIIKAGGMSRSAFYNYFDDKIDLLAAMAGDAVADVVASGDNWWEFPHDGNKADLRARIQVPFDTYRRAHIIFGAMVEVATYDERVRTQQGLLMGQVSEGLAVHLAEAQSQGSADATLDPVRTAKWIVWMLERGLYQLVDKADSDEAELLLDAATDVVWNTLYATSRSGSA, from the coding sequence GTGCCCCAGTCCGCTGAGAAGTCCGTCGATGCCCCCGCCGCCCGGCCCTTTGCCGTGTCCCGCGAGGACCGGCGGCGCCAGCTGAGCCGGCACTTGATTCCGGTGATCGAGAAGCTCGCCGCCGATGGCGAGCCCTACGGGGACCTCAGCGTCGAGCGGATCATCAAGGCCGGCGGCATGTCCCGGTCGGCGTTCTACAACTACTTCGACGACAAGATCGACCTGCTGGCCGCGATGGCCGGCGACGCGGTCGCGGACGTGGTCGCCAGCGGGGACAACTGGTGGGAGTTCCCGCACGACGGGAACAAGGCCGACCTGCGCGCCCGGATCCAGGTGCCCTTCGACACCTATCGCCGCGCGCACATCATTTTCGGCGCGATGGTCGAGGTGGCCACCTACGACGAGCGCGTTCGCACCCAGCAGGGCTTGCTCATGGGCCAGGTCTCCGAGGGCCTGGCGGTGCACCTCGCGGAAGCGCAGAGCCAGGGCAGTGCGGACGCGACGCTGGACCCGGTGCGCACCGCGAAGTGGATCGTCTGGATGCTCGAGCGCGGTCTCTATCAGTTGGTGGACAAGGCCGACAGCGACGAGGCGGAACTGCTGCTGGACGCGGCCACCGACGTCGTCTGGAACACGCTGTACGCGACGTCGCGGTCGGGTTCTGCCTGA
- a CDS encoding NAD(P)/FAD-dependent oxidoreductase: protein MSEQTVPAAADPVFVIGAGPSGLAAAYRLHQAGRRVVVLESRDRVGGQLLTVRRDGFLMEAGTTILPEAYGSVMKLVRDLGMADELIPANSLMGFIRGSQMHYLRADKLALDAARTKLLSTRSKLKVAKLVRDAFRVRKLLSYEDLSVAGKYDVETPAQYCERRGLDGELYDYLIEPTVRGGAGVPAEMISVVEFLFLWQKVLGTKLFAFRDGYSSFPQRLAAALPDVRLNCNAVEVVETGDGVEVTYLGPDGLITERAAGAVVSSMGNLVPDLVPQLEPDRAKFLRELNYTSTMSINLALSRIPQCPASFVVVPKPVSEGLFAVILEHNKAPGRAPAGKGLISLFVMNQWAIDRMDATDDEVLDAALAELDKVLPGVRADVEFSRINRWYPVLVYSHPGLYRDLGRFHAARDLTSRIHLAGSYNSSGNVNTATTAGERAARELLAALPR from the coding sequence ATGTCCGAACAGACCGTCCCAGCGGCGGCCGACCCGGTCTTCGTCATCGGCGCGGGACCGTCCGGGCTCGCTGCTGCCTACCGACTGCACCAGGCCGGCCGGCGCGTCGTCGTGCTGGAATCCCGCGACCGGGTGGGCGGTCAGCTGCTCACCGTCCGACGGGACGGATTCCTCATGGAGGCCGGCACGACGATCCTCCCGGAGGCCTACGGCAGCGTCATGAAGCTGGTTCGCGACCTTGGGATGGCCGACGAGCTGATCCCGGCCAACTCGTTGATGGGCTTCATCCGCGGGAGCCAGATGCACTACCTGCGCGCGGACAAGTTGGCGCTGGACGCGGCCCGGACCAAGCTGCTTTCGACGCGGTCCAAGCTGAAGGTGGCCAAGCTGGTCCGGGACGCGTTCCGGGTGCGCAAGCTGCTGTCCTACGAGGACCTCTCGGTCGCGGGCAAGTACGACGTGGAGACTCCGGCGCAGTACTGCGAACGTCGCGGTCTGGACGGCGAGCTCTACGACTACCTGATCGAACCGACTGTGCGTGGTGGCGCCGGGGTTCCCGCCGAGATGATCTCGGTGGTCGAGTTCTTGTTCCTCTGGCAGAAGGTGCTCGGGACCAAGCTGTTCGCGTTCCGCGACGGCTACTCCTCGTTCCCCCAGCGGTTGGCCGCGGCACTGCCGGACGTGCGGTTGAACTGCAACGCGGTCGAGGTGGTCGAGACCGGCGACGGCGTGGAGGTCACCTATCTCGGCCCGGACGGGTTGATCACCGAACGCGCCGCGGGGGCGGTGGTGAGCTCGATGGGCAACCTGGTTCCGGACCTGGTGCCGCAGCTGGAGCCGGACCGAGCCAAGTTCCTGCGCGAGCTCAACTACACCTCGACGATGTCGATAAACCTTGCGCTGTCGCGAATCCCGCAGTGTCCCGCCTCGTTCGTCGTGGTGCCGAAGCCGGTGTCGGAGGGTCTGTTCGCGGTCATTCTCGAGCACAACAAGGCACCCGGGCGGGCGCCTGCCGGCAAGGGCCTGATCTCGCTGTTCGTCATGAACCAGTGGGCGATCGACCGGATGGACGCGACCGACGACGAGGTTCTCGACGCCGCGCTGGCCGAGCTGGACAAGGTCCTGCCGGGCGTTCGCGCCGACGTCGAGTTCAGCCGGATCAATCGCTGGTACCCGGTGCTGGTCTACAGCCACCCGGGTCTGTACCGGGACCTCGGCCGCTTCCATGCGGCCCGGGATCTGACCAGTCGGATCCACCTGGCGGGCTCGTACAACTCCTCCGGCAACGTCAACACCGCCACCACGGCCGGCGAGCGGGCCGCTCGTGAACTGCTGGCCGCCCTGCCGCGCTGA
- a CDS encoding LLM class flavin-dependent oxidoreductase: protein MAQPMEASPVRDVKYGPCGHMFDPDLNRAIGALYERQGYDFMIWSDQMMLTIPRSLWTPDLVPASAVWDIDTFMDTWPLMTDVAIHTTEIQLGTTVFDAIRRPPANLAQLALTLDHYSKGRFFLAMGAGEVKQFTPYGVAHDKPFAHLEESVKIIKLLMDAEGVVNYDGPIWSLRNAVLPLMPYGAKRPPILIAGGPGRAVRIAATIADGWITYVPTCGSPDWYGEQVAEARRLAEESGRDPDELIFYLLAMNIIETTQERVDALVASPIARWDSAAVIPGPQCYRDWGMGEHPIRPDYAYPAHLIPTDWSRADALKIIDATPVEVVRRARACGTSQQVAAQLQPYIDAIPAANQCWINVINYASFLGGGAFGDPDSQVDLVLETCNHLREMNGQPVKRSALAAP, encoded by the coding sequence GTGGCCCAACCGATGGAGGCGAGCCCGGTGCGCGACGTCAAGTACGGACCCTGCGGGCACATGTTCGACCCCGATCTGAACCGCGCGATCGGAGCGCTGTACGAGCGGCAGGGCTACGACTTCATGATCTGGTCCGACCAGATGATGCTGACGATCCCGCGCTCGCTGTGGACGCCGGACCTGGTGCCGGCCAGCGCGGTATGGGACATCGACACGTTCATGGACACCTGGCCGCTGATGACCGACGTGGCCATCCACACCACCGAGATCCAGCTCGGTACGACGGTCTTCGACGCGATCCGCCGGCCGCCGGCGAACCTGGCACAGTTGGCCCTGACGCTGGATCACTATTCGAAGGGGCGTTTCTTTCTCGCGATGGGTGCGGGCGAGGTCAAGCAGTTCACGCCCTACGGCGTCGCGCACGACAAGCCGTTCGCGCACCTCGAGGAGTCCGTGAAAATCATCAAGCTGCTGATGGACGCCGAGGGTGTCGTGAACTACGACGGTCCGATCTGGAGCCTGCGGAACGCGGTGCTGCCGCTTATGCCCTACGGCGCGAAGCGTCCGCCGATCCTCATCGCGGGTGGTCCCGGCCGCGCGGTACGGATAGCGGCGACGATCGCCGACGGCTGGATCACCTACGTGCCGACCTGCGGCAGCCCGGACTGGTACGGCGAGCAGGTCGCCGAAGCGCGCCGCCTGGCCGAGGAGTCCGGCCGCGACCCCGACGAACTGATCTTCTACCTGCTCGCGATGAACATCATCGAGACCACGCAGGAACGGGTGGACGCGCTGGTCGCGAGCCCGATCGCCCGTTGGGACTCGGCCGCGGTCATCCCCGGCCCGCAGTGCTACCGGGACTGGGGGATGGGCGAGCACCCGATCCGCCCGGACTACGCCTATCCGGCGCACCTGATCCCGACCGACTGGTCGCGTGCCGACGCTCTCAAGATCATCGACGCGACGCCGGTGGAGGTGGTCCGGCGGGCGCGGGCCTGTGGGACCTCGCAGCAGGTGGCCGCCCAGTTGCAGCCCTACATCGACGCGATCCCCGCAGCCAACCAGTGCTGGATCAACGTCATCAACTACGCCAGCTTCCTCGGCGGCGGCGCGTTCGGGGATCCGGACTCGCAGGTGGACCTGGTGCTGGAGACCTGCAACCATCTGCGCGAGATGAACGGGCAGCCGGTCAAGCGTTCCGCACTCGCGGCGCCCTGA